The Aureitalea marina genome includes a window with the following:
- a CDS encoding geranylgeranylglyceryl/heptaprenylglyceryl phosphate synthase: MQVGDHYKHLLQQLANQKELLGILIDPDKFDLDRTEEYIDRLPKGATHILVGGSTVKNGQTDLAVQAIRQCTQLPVWLFPGDHHQISERADVLMFLSLLSGRNPEYLIGQQLKAAAHLKDTSLEVIPTAYILVDGGHRSAVQQVTGTLPMPQEDVEEITHTALAGQLMGASMVYLEAGSGAITPVRPQVIQAVQEVLDVPLIVGGGIRSQETLRQTYKAGANMVIMGTHFETPS, encoded by the coding sequence ATGCAAGTAGGAGATCATTACAAGCATCTACTCCAACAGCTTGCCAATCAAAAGGAACTCTTAGGCATACTGATCGACCCCGATAAGTTTGATTTGGATCGAACAGAGGAATATATCGATCGTCTTCCCAAGGGAGCCACCCACATCTTGGTTGGTGGGAGTACGGTTAAAAACGGACAGACTGATCTTGCGGTCCAGGCAATTCGGCAATGCACCCAATTACCAGTCTGGCTTTTCCCGGGAGATCACCATCAGATCAGCGAAAGGGCAGATGTGTTGATGTTCCTCTCCTTGCTCTCTGGACGAAACCCGGAATATTTGATCGGGCAGCAACTCAAAGCAGCTGCTCATTTGAAAGATACCAGCTTAGAGGTCATTCCCACTGCTTATATCCTTGTGGATGGAGGTCATCGGTCCGCTGTGCAGCAGGTCACGGGAACACTACCCATGCCTCAGGAAGATGTTGAAGAGATCACTCATACCGCTCTCGCCGGTCAATTGATGGGAGCCAGCATGGTGTATCTGGAAGCTGGATCGGGGGCCATAACTCCCGTACGACCACAGGTAATTCAGGCTGTTCAGGAAGTATTGGATGTACCACTGATCGTTGGTGGTGGTATCCGGAGCCAAGAGACGCTTCGTCAGACGTACAAGGCCGGAGCCAATATGGTCATTATGGGAACCCATTTCGAAACTCCCTCTTGA
- the pnuC gene encoding nicotinamide riboside transporter PnuC: MEQLLDFFIDAYRQAPAWQIVLEAIAFFLGIASVVYAKRVNIWVYPTGLISTVITVYLLYVAGYFGDMMMNVYYSAMSIYGWWNWARMKDDKPVVPISRTTVGERRTGFVMFLITAVVTYAVYRLADYDMQPENYIDVITSGVFFTAMWFMANKKIEHWTLWIVANVVTVPLYAYRGLGMLSLQYLIFTILAIQGLIAWKKALSNNTQTA; encoded by the coding sequence ATGGAGCAGTTACTCGATTTTTTTATCGACGCATATCGGCAGGCACCTGCCTGGCAGATCGTTTTAGAAGCCATTGCCTTTTTCCTGGGTATTGCCAGTGTGGTCTATGCCAAACGAGTTAATATCTGGGTCTATCCTACAGGCTTGATCTCTACGGTGATCACCGTCTATTTGCTCTATGTAGCCGGTTACTTTGGAGACATGATGATGAATGTCTACTACTCTGCCATGAGCATTTACGGCTGGTGGAACTGGGCCAGGATGAAAGATGATAAGCCGGTTGTTCCTATCTCCAGGACCACTGTGGGCGAAAGACGCACCGGCTTTGTGATGTTCCTGATCACAGCTGTAGTTACTTATGCGGTCTATCGCCTGGCAGACTATGATATGCAACCAGAGAACTACATCGATGTGATCACCTCCGGGGTCTTTTTTACCGCCATGTGGTTTATGGCCAACAAGAAGATCGAACACTGGACCCTATGGATCGTGGCCAACGTGGTCACGGTTCCACTCTATGCCTACAGGGGGCTGGGGATGTTATCTTTGCAATACTTAATTTTTACAATTCTGGCCATTCAAGGTCTGATCGCATGGAAGAAAGCCTTATCCAACAACACCCAGACTGCCTGA
- a CDS encoding AAA family ATPase, which produces MEESLIQQHPDCLRFVFFGPESTGKTTLAAQIADHFDTVWVEEQMRSYLQNKLDETGLTCTREDLLPIAMGQMAEENLKAQGRKLIFCDTNLVQLETYAQYYYQGFCPEAILQANKRNHYVHYFLTDIDVPWVADDLRDRPNSREELFTIFERKLMDYGLPYTVLSGTLEDRLKVAVSIVHQHA; this is translated from the coding sequence ATGGAAGAAAGCCTTATCCAACAACACCCAGACTGCCTGAGATTTGTCTTCTTCGGGCCTGAATCTACCGGCAAGACCACTCTGGCCGCTCAGATTGCGGATCATTTTGATACGGTTTGGGTAGAGGAACAGATGCGGTCATATCTTCAGAACAAACTGGATGAAACGGGGCTTACCTGTACCCGGGAAGATCTACTTCCTATAGCCATGGGACAGATGGCAGAAGAGAACTTAAAGGCCCAAGGGCGTAAGTTGATTTTCTGCGACACTAACCTAGTCCAGTTGGAAACCTATGCCCAGTATTATTACCAGGGGTTTTGTCCGGAAGCAATTTTACAGGCGAATAAGAGGAATCACTATGTCCATTATTTCCTGACAGACATCGACGTACCATGGGTCGCAGATGATTTACGTGACAGACCCAACAGTAGAGAAGAACTATTTACTATTTTTGAGCGTAAACTGATGGATTACGGACTACCCTACACAGTACTTTCCGGCACATTGGAAGATCGGCTGAAAGTTGCGGTTTCCATCGTCCACCAACATGCCTGA
- a CDS encoding DUF4301 family protein → MLHEKDIEQIEDHGLTLEKVYRQLEKFSLGIPKTQVVTPASIGNGIEIIPDDKAEKLIAGFEKEKEKIDVIKFVPASGAATRMFKFLHEFLADYDAESESLNRYLRRKDSADLEIFFDSLNEFPFINEVRRNIRSRFPDYKKSNKGERAVFFVRAMLEEEGLNFSNLPKGLIPFHRYVKYSTTAFEEQLYEAAFYSTSRGEAQLHFTFSPQHLDAFRAHYKTIEKRVSNKTKKRFAITYSFQSGDTDTLAVTRDNFPFRDQDDKLVFRPSGHGALLKNLDEVDADLVFIKNIDNVCAAEYVEELAHWKKILAGKLLKVQKKAFAYLDLIDQGPLTEDQQNEIKSFLYKDLKIKNIPEQMDKVRALLDRPIRVCGVVPNTGAPGGGPFWVQDEDEQISLQIVETSQIDLSDPHQQAVVEEATHFNPVDLVCGLKNYKGEKFKLADYVDPNAGFISDKSVGETPIRALELPGLWNGGMAYWNTLFVQVPVETFNPVKTVNDLLGRMHRPNA, encoded by the coding sequence ATGCTACACGAAAAAGACATAGAACAGATCGAGGACCACGGTCTTACCTTAGAGAAGGTCTACAGACAACTCGAGAAATTTTCTCTTGGTATCCCTAAAACGCAAGTTGTTACTCCGGCTTCAATCGGGAATGGGATAGAGATCATCCCGGACGACAAGGCCGAAAAACTGATTGCGGGCTTTGAGAAGGAAAAGGAAAAGATAGATGTCATCAAGTTTGTGCCTGCCTCCGGGGCAGCCACTCGTATGTTTAAGTTCTTACACGAATTCCTGGCAGACTACGATGCGGAGTCTGAAAGCTTGAACCGCTACCTCAGACGTAAGGATTCTGCGGACCTGGAAATATTTTTCGATTCCCTCAACGAGTTTCCCTTTATCAACGAGGTAAGGCGAAATATTCGTTCCCGTTTCCCGGATTACAAAAAGTCCAACAAGGGAGAAAGGGCTGTCTTTTTTGTGCGGGCCATGCTGGAAGAGGAGGGCCTGAATTTCTCCAATCTACCCAAAGGCTTGATCCCTTTTCATCGGTATGTGAAATACTCCACTACTGCCTTCGAGGAACAGCTTTACGAAGCGGCCTTTTATTCGACTTCACGGGGAGAGGCGCAATTGCATTTCACCTTTTCCCCTCAACACCTGGATGCCTTTCGTGCCCATTATAAGACCATCGAGAAACGAGTCTCCAACAAGACCAAGAAGCGGTTCGCCATTACCTATTCCTTCCAATCCGGGGATACCGATACCCTGGCAGTTACACGAGACAATTTCCCTTTTCGAGACCAGGACGATAAGCTGGTCTTTCGGCCATCCGGTCATGGGGCATTATTAAAGAATCTGGATGAGGTAGATGCCGACTTGGTCTTCATAAAGAACATAGATAATGTTTGCGCTGCCGAATATGTAGAGGAGCTTGCCCATTGGAAAAAGATCCTTGCTGGTAAATTGCTCAAGGTTCAGAAGAAGGCCTTCGCTTACCTGGATCTGATCGACCAGGGACCTCTGACTGAGGATCAGCAGAATGAGATTAAGTCCTTTTTGTATAAAGACCTAAAAATCAAAAACATCCCTGAGCAAATGGATAAGGTCCGTGCCCTGTTGGATAGGCCTATTCGGGTTTGTGGTGTGGTCCCCAACACCGGTGCTCCCGGAGGGGGTCCTTTTTGGGTGCAGGATGAGGATGAACAGATCAGCCTTCAGATCGTGGAGACTTCGCAGATCGATCTCTCTGATCCACATCAGCAGGCCGTGGTTGAGGAAGCTACCCACTTTAACCCGGTGGACCTGGTCTGTGGCCTGAAGAATTACAAAGGCGAAAAGTTCAAATTGGCCGATTATGTGGACCCCAATGCCGGATTTATCTCGGACAAATCGGTGGGAGAGACGCCCATTCGGGCTTTGGAACTTCCTGGCCTCTGGAATGGTGGTATGGCTTATTGGAATACCCTTTTTGTCCAGGTTCCAGTTGAAACCTTTAACCCGGTTAAAACAGTGAACGATTTACTGGGCCGTATGCACAGACCCAATGCCTGA
- the arfB gene encoding alternative ribosome rescue aminoacyl-tRNA hydrolase ArfB, with protein sequence MEWGKIISELKYRAVRSSGPGGQHVNKTSTKVELTFNPSASLGLTEEEKFMILEKLSARISKEGKLILQSDQSRSQSRNKEEAVLRLKELLEEALKKPKVRKATKPSKASRQKRLDNKRHHASKKAGRKPPQID encoded by the coding sequence ATGGAATGGGGAAAGATTATCTCTGAGCTAAAGTACAGGGCCGTCAGAAGTAGTGGCCCCGGAGGTCAGCATGTCAACAAGACCTCCACCAAGGTGGAACTGACGTTCAACCCATCGGCCTCCTTAGGACTGACCGAGGAAGAAAAATTCATGATCTTGGAAAAACTCAGTGCCCGCATCAGTAAAGAGGGGAAATTGATCCTCCAGAGCGACCAAAGCCGCAGCCAATCCCGCAATAAAGAAGAAGCTGTGCTCAGGTTAAAAGAGCTCTTGGAGGAAGCCCTCAAAAAACCGAAAGTTCGGAAGGCAACCAAGCCATCCAAGGCTTCTCGCCAAAAGCGCCTCGACAACAAGCGGCATCACGCGTCCAAAAAGGCTGGAAGAAAACCGCCACAAATCGATTAG
- a CDS encoding TonB-dependent receptor: protein MKRIFIFPVLLLTVALSWAQEQQSDTTQVEQLGEVFLKHVRVEADSPITHSNLSKEEIATRNLGQDIPILLNYLPATVSTSDAGAGIGYTGLRVRGSDASRVNVTINGIPYNDSESQGIFWVNLPDFASSVQSLQLQRGVGTSTNGSGAFGASLNIQTDDASKEAFGQFATAVGSFNTFKNTLQFSTGLLKDRIEISGRLSRITSDGYIDRASSDLRSYFVQGSYQDGNTLIKAVVFGGHEETYQSWFGIDQATLDSDRTFNPAGIYTDANGNVQFYDNQVDNYAQDHYQLLWNQRFNNRWSANLSLNYTYGRGYFEEYKEDADRAFHELPPVTIDGEEVTTSDLIRRRWLDNDFYAANLNVSYSDDQLEVDSGLFVSRYDGDHFGEVIWARVPGESEIRDRYYFGNGDKRETTVFSKATWRIDDTWSVYGDLQGRFINYQTTGLTSDKIALAVDESYSFFNPKTGVSYRLSDQNQFYFSYGRANREPRRQDFEQGITTPEKLDDFELGWRLATGKVQVNTNVYFMNYQDQLVLTGELDDVGAPIRTTSGESYRLGLEVDASIGLGEHFVWRPNLALSENKNKDFVTSIDGELVNLGKTNISFSPSVIAGSILEYRPIDKLQFAFLSKFVGEQYMGNVDSEVSKLDSYFVNDLNIVYTIEGIPFLDSIVLTGLVNNIFNTEYVSNGYYFTFDDDFSNPGTITTVEGAGFYPQATINFLLGATINF from the coding sequence ATGAAACGTATATTCATTTTTCCGGTTTTGTTGCTAACCGTAGCCTTGAGTTGGGCCCAGGAGCAACAGTCAGACACCACTCAGGTAGAACAACTTGGGGAAGTCTTTTTAAAACACGTCAGGGTAGAGGCCGATTCGCCCATTACCCATTCCAACCTGAGCAAGGAAGAGATCGCCACCAGGAACCTGGGGCAGGACATTCCGATTTTACTCAATTATCTTCCCGCAACTGTCAGCACATCCGATGCCGGTGCCGGGATCGGTTATACCGGTCTGCGGGTAAGAGGTAGTGATGCCTCGCGGGTCAATGTGACCATCAACGGTATCCCGTATAACGACTCCGAGAGCCAAGGGATCTTTTGGGTAAACCTGCCAGATTTTGCTTCCTCTGTACAGAGTTTGCAATTACAGCGGGGAGTAGGGACCTCCACCAATGGTTCCGGTGCTTTTGGGGCCAGCCTGAACATTCAGACCGACGATGCCAGCAAAGAGGCCTTTGGCCAGTTTGCCACTGCGGTAGGTTCTTTCAACACCTTTAAGAACACCTTGCAATTCAGTACTGGTCTGCTGAAGGACAGGATAGAGATCTCAGGACGTTTGTCTCGTATTACTTCAGACGGATACATCGACAGGGCAAGCAGCGACCTGCGTTCTTACTTTGTGCAGGGATCGTACCAGGACGGCAATACGCTGATCAAAGCAGTGGTTTTTGGAGGTCATGAAGAGACCTATCAATCCTGGTTTGGGATAGATCAGGCTACTTTGGACAGTGACAGAACCTTTAACCCAGCCGGAATTTACACCGATGCCAATGGCAATGTACAGTTCTACGATAATCAGGTAGACAACTACGCCCAGGATCATTATCAACTGCTGTGGAACCAGCGATTCAACAACCGTTGGAGCGCTAACCTCTCCCTGAACTACACCTACGGGCGAGGCTATTTTGAAGAATATAAGGAAGATGCCGACCGCGCCTTTCACGAGTTGCCTCCCGTAACTATCGATGGGGAAGAGGTGACGACTTCAGACCTGATTCGTCGCCGCTGGTTGGACAACGATTTTTACGCAGCCAACCTCAATGTGAGTTATTCTGACGATCAGCTGGAAGTGGATTCCGGCTTGTTTGTGAGCCGATATGACGGAGACCACTTTGGAGAAGTTATCTGGGCACGGGTACCTGGTGAGAGCGAGATCCGGGATCGGTATTATTTTGGAAATGGAGATAAACGTGAGACCACGGTATTCTCTAAAGCCACCTGGCGTATTGACGATACCTGGAGCGTTTATGGAGATCTCCAGGGACGCTTTATCAATTATCAAACTACGGGATTGACCTCGGATAAGATAGCTTTGGCGGTTGACGAGAGCTACAGCTTCTTCAACCCAAAAACGGGTGTTTCCTATCGATTGAGTGATCAGAATCAGTTTTACTTCTCTTATGGAAGGGCCAATAGAGAGCCGAGAAGGCAGGACTTCGAGCAAGGGATCACGACCCCTGAAAAATTGGATGACTTTGAACTGGGATGGAGACTCGCAACTGGTAAAGTACAGGTGAATACTAACGTCTATTTCATGAATTACCAGGACCAATTGGTGCTCACTGGGGAACTGGACGATGTTGGAGCTCCTATTCGCACAACTTCCGGAGAGAGCTATCGCTTGGGTCTGGAGGTCGATGCCAGCATCGGGCTGGGAGAGCACTTCGTTTGGCGGCCTAACCTGGCCTTGAGCGAAAACAAGAACAAGGACTTTGTCACATCTATCGATGGTGAATTGGTCAACCTTGGGAAGACCAATATCTCCTTTTCGCCTTCGGTCATCGCTGGTAGTATTCTTGAATATCGACCCATTGACAAGCTCCAATTTGCTTTCCTGTCCAAGTTTGTGGGCGAGCAGTATATGGGGAATGTAGATAGCGAGGTCTCCAAACTGGATTCCTATTTTGTGAACGACCTGAACATCGTTTACACCATAGAAGGGATCCCATTCCTGGACTCTATTGTGCTAACCGGCTTGGTCAACAACATCTTCAATACCGAATACGTGTCCAACGGATACTACTTCACCTTCGATGATGATTTTTCCAATCCGGGAACCATCACCACCGTAGAGGGTGCCGGATTTTATCCGCAGGCCACTATCAATTTCTTGTTAGGGGCCACCATAAACTTCTAA
- the greA gene encoding transcription elongation factor GreA: MSNVSYYTAEGLKKLRDELSQLKDVERPKASQAIADARDKGDLSENAEYDAAKEAQGLLEMRIAKLEETLAGARLIDESQLDTSKVLVHSTVKIKNQVNGMEMTYKLVAQSEADLKTGKISVDSPIGKGLLGKSVGDVAEIQVPNGIMKFDVLEISRD, encoded by the coding sequence ATGAGTAATGTATCGTATTACACTGCAGAGGGTCTGAAGAAACTCAGGGATGAGCTCAGTCAGCTGAAGGATGTGGAGCGTCCTAAAGCTTCCCAGGCCATTGCTGATGCCCGGGATAAGGGTGATCTGAGCGAGAATGCCGAGTACGATGCTGCCAAAGAGGCACAGGGACTATTGGAAATGCGTATTGCAAAACTGGAAGAAACCCTGGCCGGAGCACGCCTGATCGACGAATCACAACTAGACACCTCCAAGGTGTTGGTGCATTCTACAGTGAAGATTAAAAATCAGGTCAACGGCATGGAAATGACCTATAAACTGGTGGCCCAAAGTGAGGCTGACCTAAAGACCGGTAAGATCTCTGTCGATTCACCGATCGGCAAGGGACTACTTGGGAAATCCGTTGGCGACGTGGCCGAGATCCAGGTACCCAACGGTATCATGAAATTTGATGTACTAGAGATCAGCAGGGACTAA
- a CDS encoding HIT family protein → MASIFTKIINGEIPAYKVAENDHFIAFLDIAPNAAGHTLCVPKQEINKIFDMSPEHYAQLMEFSYGVAKALEKTVPCERIGMSVIGLEVPHVHVHLIPINEMRDMTFAHKVSLTSEQMQQLAADIAANL, encoded by the coding sequence ATGGCTTCAATATTCACTAAGATTATCAATGGTGAGATCCCGGCCTATAAAGTAGCCGAGAACGATCATTTCATTGCTTTTTTGGATATTGCTCCCAATGCTGCCGGGCATACACTCTGTGTGCCTAAGCAAGAGATCAATAAGATCTTCGACATGAGCCCGGAGCACTACGCTCAGTTGATGGAGTTTTCGTATGGGGTTGCCAAGGCCCTGGAGAAGACCGTTCCCTGTGAGCGAATTGGTATGTCCGTAATTGGTTTGGAGGTACCTCATGTGCATGTCCATCTGATCCCCATTAATGAGATGCGGGATATGACCTTTGCACACAAAGTTTCCCTGACCTCAGAGCAGATGCAGCAACTAGCTGCGGATATAGCTGCAAATCTGTAA
- a CDS encoding sensor histidine kinase — protein sequence MQNRTAITRWIFILGSILIISLILWNTYQFFNQLKENERSKMELWAAAQSEFEQTDLSSDEGISDMVLQVLRSNSTTPMILKSAEGDYVDRNLYKSNVSDTTAYLENLIVRFESENQPINLSYVDPANGNNVQIGTLYYGNSDLLNKLKYYPAALILIIFLFFVAIYFFYKTSRSAEQNKLWAGMAKETAHQIGTPLSSLVGWAEILKQEGVKPEYITEIEKDISRLRTITDRFSKVGSKPVLERCDVVEVTSEVYDYLKSRSSKLIEFDLQIPDHPVMVMLNPQLYGWTIENLVKNGIDAMKGKGKISIGIRDNGSQALIDIADTGVGIPKRDQKKVFSPGFTTKTRGWGLGLSLARRIINEYHNGRIHVMKSSRNEGTTMEIILKKVD from the coding sequence ATGCAGAACCGAACGGCCATAACCCGATGGATATTTATCCTGGGTTCAATCCTGATCATCAGTCTTATTCTCTGGAATACTTATCAGTTCTTCAATCAGTTGAAGGAGAACGAAAGGAGTAAGATGGAACTATGGGCCGCAGCCCAGTCAGAATTTGAGCAGACTGACCTCAGCTCGGACGAAGGGATCAGCGACATGGTCCTTCAAGTGCTGCGATCCAACAGTACCACCCCCATGATCTTAAAATCGGCGGAAGGGGACTACGTCGACCGCAACCTGTACAAGAGTAATGTAAGCGATACCACGGCTTATCTGGAAAATCTGATCGTCCGTTTCGAATCCGAGAATCAACCCATCAACCTTTCATATGTAGACCCGGCAAACGGAAACAATGTACAGATCGGGACCCTCTATTACGGCAATTCTGACCTGCTGAACAAACTGAAGTACTACCCTGCGGCCCTCATCCTGATCATCTTTTTGTTCTTTGTGGCCATCTACTTTTTTTACAAGACCTCCCGATCTGCAGAACAAAATAAACTGTGGGCCGGTATGGCCAAAGAGACCGCCCACCAGATTGGAACCCCTTTGTCCTCCTTGGTCGGTTGGGCCGAGATCCTGAAGCAGGAAGGCGTAAAGCCGGAATACATAACTGAGATCGAAAAAGACATCTCCCGACTCAGAACGATCACGGACAGATTCTCTAAGGTAGGATCCAAACCCGTACTGGAGCGTTGTGATGTGGTGGAGGTCACTAGTGAGGTCTACGATTACCTAAAGAGTAGAAGTTCCAAACTAATCGAGTTTGACCTGCAGATCCCCGATCATCCGGTTATGGTCATGCTAAACCCTCAATTGTACGGATGGACCATAGAAAACCTGGTCAAGAATGGGATTGATGCCATGAAGGGAAAAGGAAAGATCAGCATCGGCATCCGGGACAATGGCAGCCAGGCACTTATCGACATTGCTGACACTGGCGTCGGCATCCCGAAAAGGGATCAGAAAAAGGTTTTCTCCCCTGGCTTTACCACCAAAACAAGGGGGTGGGGATTGGGATTGTCGCTGGCCAGAAGGATCATCAACGAATACCACAATGGCCGCATCCATGTAATGAAAAGCAGTAGGAACGAAGGGACGACCATGGAGATCATCCTGAAAAAGGTGGATTAA
- a CDS encoding flavin reductase family protein yields the protein MLSIDPATIPTPQLHGYLLGAVAPRPICFASTVSSDGQVNLSPFSFFNVFSANPPVMIFSPARRVRDNTTKHTLENVQATGEVVINIVSYDMVQQMSLSSTEYPQGVNEFEKAGFTELPSDLVQPPRVAEAPVQFECKVNEVIPLGAEGGAGNLIIAQVVRLHVNEGILDEQGKIDPVKLDPVSRLGGNWYGRSKLGLFEVPKPLRTLGIGVDSLPESVRQSTILTGNDLGRLGNLEALPEVAASDISTENMSLEDVHKKAQLLIGQDRVEEALALLLKEENTE from the coding sequence ATGTTGAGCATCGATCCGGCTACTATTCCGACCCCGCAGTTACACGGTTATTTACTGGGCGCAGTTGCACCTCGTCCCATCTGTTTTGCCAGCACGGTCAGTAGTGATGGTCAGGTCAATCTCTCGCCTTTTAGTTTTTTCAATGTATTCAGTGCCAACCCTCCGGTGATGATCTTCTCCCCGGCCAGAAGGGTCAGGGACAACACCACCAAGCACACCTTGGAGAATGTTCAGGCTACAGGCGAGGTCGTGATCAACATAGTGAGCTACGATATGGTTCAGCAAATGAGCCTGTCCTCTACCGAGTATCCTCAGGGAGTGAACGAATTTGAGAAGGCCGGTTTTACCGAATTGCCTTCCGATCTGGTCCAGCCACCACGCGTTGCCGAAGCACCGGTTCAATTTGAATGCAAGGTAAACGAGGTGATTCCGCTTGGGGCGGAAGGAGGTGCGGGCAACTTGATCATAGCCCAGGTTGTCCGACTACATGTGAACGAAGGCATCCTCGATGAGCAGGGCAAGATTGATCCTGTCAAACTGGATCCGGTATCTCGGCTAGGTGGGAATTGGTATGGTCGGTCCAAACTAGGGCTATTCGAAGTACCAAAACCACTCAGGACTCTCGGGATAGGTGTAGATAGCCTGCCGGAATCTGTTAGGCAATCGACCATCTTGACTGGGAACGATCTGGGTAGGTTAGGCAATTTGGAAGCTTTGCCGGAAGTTGCGGCATCGGATATCAGTACCGAAAATATGAGCCTGGAAGATGTGCATAAAAAGGCCCAGTTGCTCATCGGTCAGGACAGGGTAGAAGAGGCACTGGCCTTATTGTTAAAAGAAGAAAATACGGAATAA
- a CDS encoding DUF3127 domain-containing protein — protein sequence MEIQGKIKLINETKTFGNNGFRKREMVVTTEEQYPQHILIEFVQDKVDLLDSYQVGQGVKVSIDLRGREWVSPQGETKYFNSVVGWRIEAVGGEAGSDLPPVPPMDAFEPATDLNPDDHDDLPF from the coding sequence ATGGAGATTCAGGGAAAGATCAAATTGATCAATGAGACCAAGACCTTTGGTAATAACGGATTCAGAAAACGCGAAATGGTGGTTACCACCGAAGAACAATATCCTCAGCACATACTGATCGAGTTTGTTCAGGACAAGGTCGATCTGTTGGACAGCTATCAGGTTGGGCAAGGAGTAAAAGTAAGCATAGACCTCAGAGGTCGCGAGTGGGTCAGCCCTCAGGGAGAGACCAAGTACTTCAATTCTGTGGTTGGATGGCGCATAGAAGCAGTAGGAGGAGAGGCTGGATCTGATTTGCCACCGGTGCCCCCTATGGATGCCTTTGAGCCCGCGACGGACCTGAACCCCGACGATCACGACGATCTGCCGTTTTAA